The genome window TAGTTCAGTAGTATCGTCTATGCAATCGATTAAACACCAACATAAACTAATTCACTGTGTAAAACGAAGAAATTCAACATTTCAAAGTCCAAAATGTGTCCAAACATGTTTGTAAAATTTCATCTACTCTTTCAGGGGCAATGGGGCAGATATTCTTCTTATTCCTCGTTTTCTCCCCCAGTACTTACAGGAAGTCCAGAAAGGCAacgtaaaacaagcaaaacatagGAAATTTTAGAACCCATAGCTAGCTTATTCTTTAAAGTGGGACAATTTGGCAATCATTTCATCTACAACTTTTAATTAAGTCCCAAAAGAACTAACCTGAAAGCAACTCGAGGATCACCAAAAATTCCATTTCAAGTACTAAAGCAGTCATTCTAAGTTACATTTTCACGTTACTGAATGGCACAATATTCGTCATAAGAAATGAAGGGCCTTGACTATGGTGAAAGAGCGGTTGTTGACGGGCATGCCAACCACTTGCACAACTACAAGCAATAATCATCAGAAGACAAAAGGATCCTTAAAAATTTCGGTTAGAATTCCATTGTGCCAGTCaaagcataaaaaaaaaaaaggggaatcGACTAGCAGGTCTGGCAGAACTAAAATCTCACTCAGCTATCATGATAGCTCTACCCAAGTTGAATGAATAAAGcatatgttaaaaaaaaacatcaaaaaaGGCCAAAATCCTACGCTTTCAATTTGCCGGTGCTAATGGTTTATACTCGCTTTTTATCCCCTAAAAATAGAGATAGGCTAATGCATTTCAAATATTAGCAGTCATGCATTAGAACTACAATATGTGACATTAAATGTTGGCAAATTCACATGCTAAATACGTTTCCTCAGATCATtctaaaatttccaattttcatATTGTTTGGTAAAATAGAATACTACAATAAACATCACCAGAAAGAGCAAAATATGATGTGTGACTGCAAAATTATGTTGAAGCAGATGGGAAGTAAAAAAAACTTTAAGAATTATATATTACCATCCATAAACCATTCCCCATTTGAGAGTAATTCTGACCTGTGTCTTTCTGCTATAATAACACTTTAGGTTAGCACATCATCCTATACTTCTATAGCAAGTGCATAACACTTTCAGGTTTGCAAGAACCTCTGAGAGTAATTCGGGCAAGTTTCTTCCTATAAATTCAAAGGTGCTGTGTTCGGGGGCAGGTTGAATACCAATGGATCTTCTAAGCTTCTTGCTAAGCACTGCAACACTATTTTCAAATACTACGATTAGATACTAAACACTGATTATATGTTTTAACAACTATTTTATAGATAATAGGATAACTCCATAGTGGTTTAAACAAACAAAGTATAAGAACTCCTAAAACACTCTCGATATCTGAATAAACCATCTACCCTAACCATACTATGGCTGAAATCAAGACATGATACCTCTATCCAAGTCGAATGAAAAAAGCaaagataagaaaaaaaaaccaccaAAAAAAGGTCAAAATCCTAAACTTCCAATTAGCTAGTACTGGTTGTTTATGCTTTATTTCCCCCCTCCCCCTAAAGATAGAAATAGGCTAATGCATTTCAAACATTAGCAATCATGCATTAGAAAAGTAATAAGTTACCATAGTATGTGACATTAAATATTGGCAAATTCGCCTACTAAACGCATTCCCTCATCATTCTAAAATTTCTAATTTCCATCTTGCTTAGTAAAATATAATACTGTAATAAAACATCACCAAAATGAGAAAAGCATAAAGTGTAACTGCAAAACTAATTGCAAGTAGATGGAAAGTaataaaaactttaaaaattgtATATACCATCCATAAACCATTCTCGATTTGAAGAAAGGTAAGCTCATTTAAGTATCTTGTTCAAATCTACAAGAAATTTTTAGCGCCATCAACCTGCAAATGACATACAAACAAGCTCAAATTTGGATGATATCAACCATAATTAGAGCAAACTAAGTACTATAGTTTATCATGAACCAAACTTAACAGAAAAATAATTACTACTATCGCCTTTTTGGACGAAAACATTATGcattattatcattttcataTCCAAATAACTACCTTTACCAAGCATACACCTCATTGTAATATAATTCCTTTCCTCTTTGCCCAATCCCTATAGTATTATGTAACTCGCTATTTACATCATCATCAAGTAAACAAAAACAGTTCACTAATTGAAACGGTCTCATTTAAGGCATAAACACTTACATTACACTTTCCTACCCTTCTTAAACTTGGCATCAAACCCTATCAATTTGCACGGACGATTATTCTAAGCAATTATTTCATGTTACTAGATACAGGCCATCAATGTACACaactaacaaaataaaaaactttaCACTAGCCATGTAAAATGTGAATATGGCATTTTCCCCAAGGACTAAATTTTTTCATACTCAACCTTAccataatttaacaaaaaaactCATTATTCTTGCCTAAAACCTAATAAAAACACCTTTGCCAGGTAGTGTAGGTAGGTTATATAGTGTATTGCTGGCAGAATAAGGCTTTGGTAACTTAACAAAATTGTAAATCCGCTAATAAGTATTCATTAGCTAAAATAAGTCTCACTTTGAAAATATTGCagaatattcatttttttacaTGAATGTACTTAGCTCTATATTTCCCAGTAACTATTGCTATAGAAAAATGATAAGAAATGTCTCGTAAAGCTCTTCTCATCtaatttaaatagaaaaaagCAATAATTCATTAAGACTAAATCTAATATTtggaaaatagaaatttttcaaaaagaaaaatgatggagAAGAAACTTCACTGAAAATGAAACCAAGGTCAGGTCTTCAACGATGGAAGTAAGTATACCATCATTATCCTAAAAGTAAGATGAATGGACAACATTTTCAGCAATTAAATGAGGGTTATATTCTCTGCATTAAGGATTAAAGTACCAAGGAAAAGCTATCTTCTTCCCCCTCCCCAAGGTTTTCTTAgcatataaaataatataataggagaaatgaaaaagGTCTGAAAAGAAATCTTTGAAAAAACAACCATAAGAAATCACCTCCAACCACCCCAACCATTCCACTGTAATTTGAACTCTGTATCATAATAAGAAGTTTCATCCTTGCAAGACAAGTGAAGTTGGATTTAACATCTCTAACAGTctccttaattgcaacattagCAAATCTAATCaatggtgaaatcaaataagaaaatggCTCCAACATTTACGAATAGTGAAACTTAATCGATATAGGAGAGAGAGACTTTAGAtttaaaaaaaccctaaaattagTACAAAACATCCAAATCGTACCCACTTTAGAAGAACAAAACAGCTAATTTAGAAGCTCCTCTTTGTAAAATTGATTCTAAGACTGCTGCAAGGTTACTTTCGAAAGAGGGATAATGAAACAATATAAGTATAGATGTTTGGGAACACCCATACACTATTGGTACACATTTAAGTGGAAATTGAAATCTGGTGATTTTTACAAGCcagcaagaaaaacaaaattaaggaaaaagGGTGATCTTTACAAGtcagcaagaaaaataaaatcatggGGAAAGGAAAAATCACTGGTAAATGTTAAGAGAAACAAAACCAGATTCAATGATGACCTTAAATCAAGTAATGAGACTCCGCCACTTCACGAGAAATACACTTTCCACCTACAATTTTGCACTTGCAGTGGATCTTCAATCATCTGAAGGTTTTGAAATTTAAAGAGATTCTAAGAAAATATGTTAGCAATTGAAGAAAAGAacgagaagaaagagaagaatttggaattaaaaaaaatagaaacacaGAATGAGAAAGAGAAATGAAGGATGCGACGAGAGTTTAGAAATTTGGAAAGGACAAGAGAGATAGGAGGGGGAGAGCGGTGAAGGTATCAAGAAATGTTTTGTGCCTGGCCTAGTTTTTGgaagagatattaaaatcaCAACACTTCGCGCAAAAAATATGAGACTTTTTTGAAAATAGAGGACGACGAAGGATTTGGCTGAATCGAATCGAGTTGCTGCTTTATCTAGttatgttgaaaatttttttctgcGGCTGTGCTGTGCAtgtaaaataattttgtttggataaagtattatttgaaatattatttggaataattactgtagcactttttgtgatgtaatatatgtgaaataaaaaaataattaaaaatataaaaaagtaaattgaaaaatatatttacgatacaagcgaaatattttatttgagatatttgtgCTATCTAGAGATTCTAGACAAGCGAAATATTCCTTCCTGCGAGTCCTCGTTAACAGTGGAATCTGACGCAGAATTTCACATATTCTCCTGGTTGTCCGCGCGGCAAAATTCTTGCAAGAATGACGAATCCATCTCGAGGAACGAGAGAGAGAACACAACCACCAAGGGCCGACAGCTCGAAAATCCACCAACAAAGACGCCAGCCTTCAAGTCATCAAAACCCGGATACACTAACACTGCAAATGAATTAGACAAAGTCCTTCCTTTTGCCAGTTAACAAACATTGGGACCTTGTTGAGAGAGCGAGACAGATGTATGTTGATGATGACAATATTGAAATTTGTGTAATATAAAAGAATCTTCATTAGCACCTTCTGACTTATTATCATCTGCAAGTTGCTCCTTGAATAAGTAAGGCCAgagcttcatttttttttcaagcttTGTTCTATGCATGGACTATCACAACCCAAACTATGCCACTTCTCTCTATCATTTCATTCCAAGTCCACTTTGTCTTGGTAAACAGATTGCACCAAATGCCTTTCAAACTACTCCAAAACTCCATATACTGGATCTGAGTGGCAATGCTGGTTGTTTGCCAGAACATCCAGAATTTTCTAGCATGCCAGAGTTGCAGGAGCTTTATCTGAGGTTTGTGTTTTGCAACTTTGTGCTTATGTTGTCATCTGACAGCCCTGTCCAAAACTTTTGTTCTTGGCTCACATTTCAAATCTAATCACAGAAGAATGCAGATATCCGTCTTCCCAGCAGAGATTATGAGCTTGAAGCAGCTGCGAACTCTTGATTTGAGCCAAAATTCTCTTCAACACATTCcgcaggttttttttttttttggcatagaGAACTAGTGTGCCTTTAGTGTTCTGCTTGAATCTCTGTAATGCTAGTATTTTGCTTGCAGGGTATAAAAGATATGACTAGTCTTACACAGCTCGACCTTTCAGACAATAACATTTCTGCACTTCCACCAGAACTGGTTAGTACAAAGCTCTTTTTGTTCTGAAACCTTCGTAAGTAGTCTGTTGACGATGTCCACGTGGATTCACTGTGACTCTTTCTGAAGTTTTTTAAGGCTTCATCTTTTTCCCCTATAGCACAGAGACACACATTTACATAGATGGTGAGACGAAAGCTGTTCTAATTTCATTTATTGCTCAAGTTGCAGAGCATATCATATCTTTTTTACTACTAGTTGCGAACGTGTAAATCATGGACACATCCggtatttattttatatggCCTGACATTTCAACTTCATATTGGTGATTTAACCTTTCTGTGATTGGAAAAGATCAATGCAATTGAAAATGCTGCATGATTTATTGAAAGTTCAATCGTCAACAGTACACAGGGATATCTTTCTGTGATTCTCAATTCATTTGTACAGAATTTGTTGTTGTAGCTTGCATTTAGCATAGTGAGTCACTGGCAGTGATATCCTTACGATTTTGTCCTGCAGGGATTGCTTGAACCCAGCCTACAGGTATTAAAACTCGACGGAAACCCATTAAGAAGGTAGGCGAGTGCTATATTTCTCTGTTTTATTGAGTTGACTTCATTCTTAAAAGACTTTAAAACAAGAATCATGCTTCAGAATGTAAAAATGTTGGTGCAAGCAACAATGCTTCTACTATGATTTATATACACACTTTTTCAGCATCCGAAGGACAATTTTGGATCGAGGAACAAAAGCTATTCTGAAGTACCTAAAGGAAAGAGTCGCCGAGGACTAATTTCTCTGCGCCCGTAGCTATCTATTATGGCTACTTCTTGTGCCAGCATGGGCTCGGCGGAAACAGATATTTGCTCCTGCGACTTCCAAAAATTGTTGTTATAAAGTTTGATATTACAAATTACTCGAGCCTAtcccctttttctttcaatttggtAATGGTATAATTTGCTTGCGAGAAAATCCAGTCGCGAGTCTGAGTTGCACTCCATCTTTTGCCAAGCAAAGTTTCTCGATCGTCCTGAATATCTTGTTTCTTTGATGCTTGAAAGAGCGCAATCAATCCCTTCCAAGCAACCTAAGATATTGATATGAATATTCATCTACGTCGCCGCATGTGTTGTAGTGTCCGCATCATCATCTCGGAATTCACTTTGAAACAAAAACTTGACGATGGAAGCAAATCATGCAGAGTTGAAAGTCAATTATATATTAACCAAGCTCTCCCTCTTACGGATTGGGATCGTCTTTTCAGTTAATCTATGAAATCACTGAACAGCCAtctatgaaatgcaagtctgcCTAGTTCTGTACTACAAATAAGTAGGGGCGGACATGCATTGGCGTGGCCCTACAACCTTAGTAATTCAATCAAAATTGACTTACACCTTGAGAGCTTCGTTCATTCTAGTGTGACTTCTCATGCAAGTCTTATCGCTACTTGGGTAATATACACTTTTTAGCTAGCAAACCAACGAATCCTTCCTCCTCTGGTGCTCTATTTTCTGACTTCCTCATGCAAGTCTTACCTGCATTGGTAACCCACACTTTTACGTAGCTACTAGTTAGGACGGCCTTGTGTTGCTGGTTTCTTCACTGACCAGGGTTCGATTCGTGCCCGCTGCGTCGCACATCTTGACTCGCCCGGAAAGGAAGCTAATACAAGAAGGAAACGATCATAATAAAGGGAGTCCGTTCTGATTATTGGAATGCAGGTGTTTCAAAAACTTTTGGAATAACAACAATGTAAATTTGGGTCTCAGAAAAAGTTTATCGAGGAATTACgtatttgggaaaaaaaaaggcaaaatgaAATATCTCACTATTGCAATGAAAGGGGAAATGACTATTTGCCTGTTAAATAAAGGAGTAATGCGTCCTACAAAAAAATTAGTGTAAATTTTTTACCCCAAATTCTGGGTCTCGTCTATAAGTGAaagagattatatatatatatatcgtgCATAtagtctttttatttttattttacataaaaaTTGTGTAGTTGTATTGATTCAGAGATAACGTgagaaaaagattttttttggaGAGCGTACGTGGAATTGACGTTTTACCTTATGTGATATTTCACAGATTTAGATATTTTACTTGCACGATTTTGATATTGGCATATTAATTACATTAAGATAGTTTAATTTCAAGTACTAATGGTTTAACGAGGCTTTCACATTAGATCATATGTAACGACATGTaggttttaaattattttttttttctaagaatAAGAATTGCCATGATTCACTTACGTGCTATAAAACACAATAAAAATATAGAATAAGGTTATGGAAGCTTTGCCCCTTGTACAAGCAAGTCTCCCTAGTTCTGTACTACAAATAAGTAGGGGCGGACATGCATTGGCGTGGCCGGTGGCCCTACAACCTTAGTAATTCAATCAAAATTGACTTACACCTTGAGAGCTTCGTTCATTCTAGTGTGACTTCTCATGCAAGTCTTATCGCTACTTGGGTAATATACACTTTTTAGCTAGCAAACCAACGAATCCTTCCCCCTCTGGTGCTCTATTTTCTGACTTCCTCATGCAAGTCTT of Coffea arabica cultivar ET-39 chromosome 5c, Coffea Arabica ET-39 HiFi, whole genome shotgun sequence contains these proteins:
- the LOC140007388 gene encoding plant intracellular Ras-group-related LRR protein 6-like — translated: MDYHNPNYATSLYHFIPSPLCLGKQIAPNAFQTTPKLHILDLSGNAGCLPEHPEFSSMPELQELYLRRMQISVFPAEIMSLKQLRTLDLSQNSLQHIPQGIKDMTSLTQLDLSDNNISALPPELGLLEPSLQVLKLDGNPLRSIRRTILDRGTKAILKYLKERVAED